The Montipora capricornis isolate CH-2021 chromosome 3, ASM3666992v2, whole genome shotgun sequence genome includes the window gaattttaatacatcaaaaTTGGACTATTTAAcaaattagacccgtagccccaTTCAAattagcccatgaggcgaagctaaatgggctattgacccgtggcccttgagggcgaagggtctaattgttttagtatcacctaactagtcggacagaaaaggcaataataaagttagcaaatgcaagttgaagaaatctttatttgggaataaaacgaaagaaagcgtcacgcttttcgctagtCGAGGACTATCACTAATAGTCCTCTACTAGCATACATGTAGGCAATTAAaatgcagaatttgcataagtccactagttaggtgatactaatgttaattattatttggtcTCAAGGCCCAGAGGCAAGGAGCAAAGAAAGTGGCCCAGACTGCTTAACctattgacacctcaaatgccatAGAACTCTCCCCAGttaatgagtaaaatcatctggccttggacagagtaaaatctgttcaGTCTCACTCACAGAGGTTAATGGGTTAGGGAGGTGATGTGGTCCTGTAGTGAGGGCAACACAACTTCACCCAGCTGCACTGCATTCAAATTCGCTTTGACCCGCACAAATTAAATTTGTCTTCAGAGTTCATAAACCAGGCTTTGTAAACACTGGTAGTAGCCAACTGGCCTTAATCCCAAGTGATCGAAAACGTTTGATTCGCACCACCGAAACttgttcccaaacatttcaattcaaGGCTTGGGGTaagaaatctattgtctatggccaatatggccgccgcacgaataaggcccattgcaGTTTGGGGCTCTTCAGCATGTAATCATTTGTTTCAATGTTatcaatagattttactctgtctaaagctagacgattttactcatcaatggaggACGGTTCAGgactcaatgggttaaacaatgCACACACTATTTGCATAGAGTACCTGGGCACTGAGGTCCCAACCCTGTAGTACAGTATAATGTCCCTGTAAAAGGCTCACTAGTGTTAAGTTACCCTCACCACTTGGGTGATGAAATGCGAATAAACCAAACTAAACAAACAGAAAacattaaaggcccaccttcaaccgacaggcattgcgggcagtggaacaattttcacatATGAAAATCCAGTCTGTGGCTATAATTCACCAAAGCAGATCACTGCgataagcaatgcaaatttcagtAATAAGAACAAACGGTAGAAacgcctgtcggttgaaggtgggcctttaaaattGCAGTCAGGGATGGACATAATAAGAAATAAATGCAGTGTCTGATGCTGACTTTTTTGGTAATGTTAAGTGGAACATTTGTAAAGCAAGATGTTTCAACCCAAAATCTTTGGCCTTCGGCACTTTAGAATGACAAAAATCAATGGTTTTTCTTAACAGTTAACATAACAAGGGCAAGCTGTGAACTGTTTAAGGTCCACCTTTAACCCACAGGCTTTTcgaccatttgtttttgttatggaaattcgcattgcttattaTTGTAGCAATCtcattggatgaatttcagatttgacgggattttcatttgaaatttgttgcatggcacgcaatgcctgtagggTGAAAATGGTCCTTTAAgaaaagctgttgttttttGTCATGATTGTAAACTGACGAAGACCATTGACAGATTACTGTTAACGTTGTATTTAACATTACAAAAAGTCAGTGTCAGACTCCATTTACTTCTCAAACTAAACTAGACATTTTGTAACTTTCTTTAATTCATACATGTACAAGAGTTAGAAAATTGATAAAAAGAATTGAAATTAACGGATCAATTAAGACTGATTGAGGAGCAACATAAATTATTAATCAGAGTAAAATATAATAGAATGTAAATACTTGGGTTGTTGGATAAACTCCACTGGAGTTCATAACAGATTTGCTTCCCAGATAGTTGAACAATAAATTTATACACCCTGAACCAGAAATGTTTACAATGATGCCAAGTTATTTCTACAGATGAGTTTCTGTCATCAATGTTGGTTAAgctgacaataattattgctttctGCCAAGTACTACTAGCAGCCCTGATTAGTATACGTACTGAAAAATGATGCTAGCTACTggtagtaataattattgtcacacATACTattcatttgaaaaataaaatcagGAAACCATTGAGAAACACGAGGACCCATATGGCTGTGTGTCatcaattaatttcaaattctgATATTACAATGATTTATCAATGTCAACTTACGTAGCCTCGTGCATATGATATATCCCCATTATGAATGACAAGTGCAGCAGTTCCAGTTTCAGCTTCGCGCATTGCATAGTCTGCTGTTTCATATGCGCGTGGCACAGGTGACACACCCATGTCTCCATATACAAGGGCAGTAAACTGATCAGCTGAGCCAAGCAAAGGAGCAGTGGTGAAATGATACTGAGGACTCATGAACTaaaatttaattgtaaaaaCAGAATCCTTTGTCGACGGTGTCAAGCGTACAATAAATATCAGGCACTGAGCATACTATTGAAACTTGTTGGAGAAAGATCGTTTGCATGCAAgggtagtcctgagaaggactgttgttcATACATGTATGCTTTATGCAAAAAGTTATCAGTTACCTGTACTTTGCCTAATATTATTATCAGCGAGACTGGTTCACACTTTTTTAACTCATTGTGAAAAtatcaataacaacaataatgataatgataatgataatgataatgataatgataataataataataataataataacaataataataaacgaaagagagaaataatCCTCACACTTATTCTGGATAGGTGGCTCCCACTgaacttgaacccatgacctctgctatGAAGCggcacagttgggagcaggtcaaatttgttgggttcatgtgCTCCTGTGAAAGGGCTTGATGAAAGAAATGttaatatttgaagtgcaggctcAGATGCTACAGCACTGCACTGGCTTTAcaaaggtcacaggttcaaatcctgttggaGACACCTGAATTTTTAAGGTGTCTATCAGGGTTTCCTTTTGAGGCTGGAAGCCAGGCGTTATTTCCGgtggtttcccattccatgtccgttactttgatgccaatatttgaggggtttgttttatttttcattattatgatttttttaaaaagaatttgagtgaactccagccttgggCACCTGAGGAAGAGCGTTTCTGAGtgttcaattttaaaaatttcctggAGGGGGGACTACTACTaccgctactttacaaaactgtcaaaAACCCTGATCTAAAGGATCATTTCAATCTCTCTTTCAATTATAGCCCACGCTTCAAATATAATACATTTcgtccaataataataataacaataataataatgtcaatGATAATAATTAGTATCAGCGTAATGATAtccaaaataatgataataatattggaACTATGCAACCAACAATATTGTATATTTGAGCCATTTGTTTTGAGGGCTTCCCTCAGGAACTTGGAAATTCATTATTTCAGAAACACAACCAAACTCAAAAATGTCACAAATCGCATCAAATCCctcaatttaatttcaaatcccACATACCGGTAAGCACTCCCTGTTGACTGATGCAAATTAAGAAAATGGCAAACATACCTTGTCTGAGccataagaataataatatctGGTTCCCTGTGTCAGGTTTGTCAACAAAACATCatgaataaagccaggatcaaCGAATGCTGAGCCACTAGCAGGTGATGAACACATGTCATCTGCCGTGTAAGTTTTGCTGGTGTTTCCTGTCACAGTTACCATATCATACGGGTTTGTTCCATATCTTACAATGTTAGTCCCATCTACAATTATGAAACAaatgaattattaattaattaattatctccCAAAGATGAAATAGAAAATAACTATTCCACATGCCACATTGGTGTACACGTATATGGccaaacaattttactcgtcaactggggtcaTCGTCGGGCATTTGAGCTGTCAATGGGTTCACAgtatttcaacgtttttttaatgttacaaCATCTTGTTCAGTACGTGCTATACATATAGTTATTTTGCTGTTTACTCTGATTTATGCCCAGTCCGTCACTGTCTCACACCTGTGTTTCATATCTAGTTCAATTGTGCACTCTGAAGCCcaaagtccaaagtccacattccatGACCCAACAAAAGGTTTAAGTAGTTGCTCACATTTTAAAACTGTTAACGACattgattccaataaaaacCAGTAAAAACGCTAAAACTTGTTTCCGATGTCCACCCAattctttaaccctttcactcccaatagtgccacttatagattttactctctctaatgccagacgattttactggtcaatggggaaccccacgggggtgaaagggttaatacaTATTTCCCCTTTAATCTGTCAAATAGTTTAAGTGGTCATTGCAAATTGCCTCTGAATGAGGAGATACCGAGTTCAGCTGCTGCAAAGATATCCCCTGCATGTGCAGGCGAATCCcagacaccccccccccctccttacTCCCCCTTGTCTCAATGTTTAGCCGTTTTGGGAGTACCATTAACATCCTCCTCCCAGCGAATGGCTGGATCACTCGTACACGTTATTTGTCCGTGACGTAGCACCTGTCACATATGTACTTTGTATTCAACCAATATcgaattttattatatggctctgtctcatgaggactgggaactacaaaattcacgaatttgattggctaaaattgatattgaccgcggtctagattttcccatctagaccggcatctagaccggtaatgttttgcggtgaaaagatgcaaaccaaaatgcaaaaatattgagtattttcttctaccaatatttatttacggaagtgccaaacagcatgatgacaaaagagaggatgaaaagcaaactttgacagaattaagttcagctcatcgccactcatcgccgttcgcaagcaaaatgtcagttagtacaaaccagttacattaaacgaattaaattgttcttgtctggccatataataaacatcttattaaccgagctaggtcggtctgtatgggagaatcttgacctcggtcgctggtacagacctcactgcgttcggtctgtactggcgacctcggtcaagattctcccatacagacctcccgctcggttaataagaactaagtatttTGTACTTGGCAGGCTGGTGACTTTCTAATTGGtggaaaatacaattggctggaCCGGTGAACCTACCATGGTGAGCATGGAGGAATGCGGGTGCACAAAATGGCTGATCAATCGAGCCtactttccccccccccccaaaaaaaaaagaagagccaGAGCCAAATCCTATATGCTGTTAATAAGAAGAGTTgggcttaactgctgaatacccctccactccaaaagagatcttgaaaagtgtggctacgcggctacgcagaaacgcagaatgcaggctgtcttacagaggacacgtagagtttgaagatggctacgcggctacgcggctacgcagaaaacctagagtccagactctctcagacagagagagagagagagagagagagagagagagagagagagagagcgtctcatctgcaaattttgtctttcattcatcagcgcaaagaaacacacttctcgtcttttcattctttccactaacagaaatacaactacgacaacataaacacaatatcacttgataagactctattggttcggtcaactacacttctcACGAGATAatatgaagaataaagcactcgtttactgattaagcctaagcgctcgttgcagtgattaggcctaagaactctcgtaaaattttagcattcattttgcggttcggtcaactacgcttttcacgagataatgtgaagaataaagcactagttcactgattaagcctcagcgctcgttgcagtgattaggcctaagaactctcgtaaaattttagctcttcattttgcggttcggtcaactacacttttcacgagataatgtgacgaataaagcactcgtttactgattaagcctaagcgctcgttgcagtgattaggcctaaaaactctcgtaaaattttagcattcattttgcggttcggtcaactacacttttcacgagataatgtgaagaataaagcactcgtttactgattaagcctaagcgctcgttgcagtgattaggcctaagaactctcgtaaaattttagcttttcattttgcggttcggtctactacacttttcacgagataatgtgaagaataaagcactcgtttactgattaagcctaacaaattccgagggagaggggtggtcttcgcaactgcgtagccgcgtagccgcgtagccacttcatttCCTTACTTACAATTTCCgaaggggaggggtggtcttcacaactgcgtagccgcgtagccgcgtagccacgtagccacgtagccacgtagccacgtagccacgtagccacgtagccacgtagccgcgtagccgcgtagccgcgtagccacgtagccacgtagccacgtagccacgtagccacgtagccacgtagccacgtagccacgtagccacgtagccacgtagccacgtagccacttagcagacacaaggcaagtatgacatatatgtatttctcgttcttaaagcgttagCAGGAGATAACTGCGTATCCATGTAGCCAGCTTTTTCAGGGTTATAACTTCAaatggaggggtattcagcagttactccACCACTTGACCCCCCTAAGAGGGTATGGTAACATATAGATTGAATAACTGCCAGTAGTCGCGAAAGACTAATGTGGTGTATTTTATTGCATTCACGTAACATTTTAAAACTGCATTATAAACCTACCTGTGCCGGAAACCCACATGACTCGCATTTCCGTAGGGTTCCCCGTGAGCGCCAAATGCCCCTGTAGGGGAATATCCGATCCTCCCTTGAAAGATAAAACCTCGCTCTTCACGACAAGCAACGTATAATTGTCGTTCCTGTAATATCCGAACTGGCAATCTTTTCTCAGATTCCACAAACGAACCTCAAACTCGCCATAACCTTTCGTGTAAGTTTCGATGCTGCTAACTTGAACAAAATCCAGATAATGTTCGGGACCTGCCTCTGGAGGACAAAATAGAACCACAACATCTTTAGCATTTGGTCGAAATACTCCAGACCAAGCGACCTTCAACAGCTGCCCATTTGTAATGCCTGACGATGGTGAAACCGTCAACACAGCACCACCATCAATTGCAGAGAGTTTCCGGTTAAAATTTAACTTGAGCCAGTTTGCTGGATTTTTAGCATCTACAACGGTTCCATTAGGATGAAGGCGACCAAAGTAAGTCGGAACGGGATGGTCATGCTTGCAGTTTACGCGAGTAAGCCACAATAACTGCAGgcaaagaagaacaaacattTTCGCTCTTCCGTCTTCCGCCTTCATTTTGTTCACATGACTTGCACGGGAGTGTTGGCCCCCCTTCCACCCCCAAAAAGattaacaagaggctacgggtagcctacactttgttcgaaggaattttagacgttcgcgcccaaaatgttcccacgtacagattattttaaacttgccacgcagaaaggtaatgatttacatttgccaaaaaggcaaacaaatggggggtcaccgtgctcgttttcgagatcatgaggtgcacttttagaagattgcgttattttaagacgaccttagcttacaactgtcagcaataaaaaagctacattagcgagatttagatcaggtaaacatactcaattcaagataactaatataactaaattaacctttgcagctgatgtctttttctgaggtgaaatagaccttgaaaaacgatacatattagtctaaagcaagaaaacttcggtcgcacgaaagcataaaaggcgaaatatttgtaacttctcacgcacagatttttttgctttttgttaaaatggacaaaatcagaaagGCAAGTGACCTACGggaagaaaaataggggtcaccgagcattcaagagagtaaaattgcTGCAAAGTTGTCAAAACGATGGTATATTCGTACtatcacgtcattgcgtgacatttccgagaagacctgggtccacaactatcccatgatgccacacgctttcacgttccattcttgtggaaaatgttttcgccTGCCtttccttgcatacggaacccgcgcccgcagtgcgcgcggcagtcaaaactgtgctatcctgtcaatcatttgccctttcaccggaaacagtgcatttcggttgtgcgtgtcGATCTACCGCCGTCGAAAGGAAGCCattaaagtctttattcgcgaagttaactcaaataaatacattatcaatacggttttgccgtcttcttacacttgactcgaaaataccagcctgaattcgtcttagattagttagaaaaagcacaaataaaagccaaagcacaacagcttacgttcgaattctgctcgccgacaacccaagtttgttgacaaaaaaattgccacaaaatgttttaaatggtttgctGGCTGTctattaatagcgctcacgtgcattttaaatggagtatcgggaaagaaaaattgtcaagctgatatttgtttcgtataaacataccttttcaagtagcgaaaatttgtataagcactacaaaacttttactaaccattgcccaaaggaacacctttgagaagctgcaaggaagccgctgatgaattttgcacaaaaaccttggcccctaacaccggaaagccagacttggaaagtttttcagcggaaggctcattaaagaagaatttctagagcttgccctcccgcaggtcgccagaaaggtgcaaacaagctgattcatgtctgaaaagagtaaggtctagaagatgcagtcaaattttgtttcttgtattgagcaaacatttattcaaaacttttccctcactcccaaataagaacctgctgtgtcttgcaattctacagtgaattactattaggccaatacgagaatcaacatcaaagaggcactcccaggggtttgagggaagaagagaacatggcttatttgaattggggaacagaggaacaatatcaaaatattttagggaacaagggaagaaaaccaatatttcaattttagggatcaaaaggctgggaacaagtttcaaagtaatttggggaacaaggaaacacaagaaaatatctaaagggaacaaggactcctctccccaggaggccctcatcaaatgttctgcctctatccaacagctcaaacaagctattccaacaatttttgaatgaccaacaggaaaagaagactctctaagataaacaaattatttataataattatcactttagcatgcaaaacaatgctcagatgcttatgagtaccctcatgcccatgtttgtaaaaaagcaccatgaagtattctttgcggctggtttaggcattgtttcctctttcaacatcgggcaaaacaaaatcaactccattctcagagggcactggggaaagaggctagaagaaaaaacttggattaatccaattcttccaaggtaatctttacagaataagattgttgaaggaacacttttgagtgccaaccttaagccttttaaaacaagcgcaaacaatactAATAGTCttcaaattcacaaaatgtcaaacagcacattttattttcatattcaattagcttaggccgcaatattccttaaaactatgcagaactatttaccataaaatgtggaacatttcctgcctatctaaatatgctgcaaaagggctccaaaaagcaaccagttaagtttttagataaagatacacaatacctaaaaaataaattatttgaggtgatgaagacattgaatgaccaagcaataaataaatggcagcaatgtatgttaggttcacaaaaagggaaaaaaatattcctcaactgatgtttcaatatgcatattttaaattaattttctatcaacaactcaagagactgacttttcactggcattgatttacatttccatgataagttttaaagtgaatctggcaaccacagtgccctatgaaattggaaataacttaaacaaactctttaaactaacattttacaagggacaccactGTTAATGCCCTtcgaagaacaaagattaaattgaaaaaagagttggtctggagtttatccacaatggacagttagtggctgcattcaccaatgtagagaacaaacacatcaagtttcttctcaagcaaccaggtgttcaaggagctattcaatttccaaagaactatggtagtgtgcaacagtacctgggtgaatttgggtacgtggcctgaaactgaaacttgtggagccaaacaacttgttgagcttagtacttaaactgggtagataattatgtctacaaatattgtctattcaaccaacagtttctcctaattttgtgtaccattcacttgttggtttcttaattaaaaaaatcgctaatgcaattaaggattcaagtcctttcaaatcatgaaagttactttgcgccaccagg containing:
- the LOC138043120 gene encoding uncharacterized protein, producing the protein MKAEDGRAKMFVLLCLQLLWLTRVNCKHDHPVPTYFGRLHPNGTVVDAKNPANWLKLNFNRKLSAIDGGAVLTVSPSSGITNGQLLKVAWSGVFRPNAKDVVVLFCPPEAGPEHYLDFVQVSSIETYTKGYGEFEVRLWNLRKDCQFGYYRNDNYTLLVVKSEVLSFKGGSDIPLQGHLALTGNPTEMRVMWVSGTDGTNIVRYGTNPYDMVTVTGNTSKTYTADDMCSSPASGSAFVDPGFIHDVLLTNLTQGTRYYYSYGSDKFMSPQYHFTTAPLLGSADQFTALVYGDMGVSPVPRAYETADYAMREAETGTAALVIHNGDISYARGYAYIWEQWFALIEPYATVIPYMVGIGNHEQDHLSGGSKDPSGAPGEGFHPWWAPGYGTDSGGECGVPMYYRFHMPDNGNAVWWYSFDYGSIHFMMMSTEHNFTEGSPQYEWMENDLKSVNRTLTPWVVTAGHRPMYTSQIESSDYIIAVGMQKAFENLLVEYNVDLAFWAHYHSYERTCQVQFGHCTPGAPVHIVVGTAGKNLDTEDYFPVPWSLYHENNYGYGRLTQVNRSALHWEWKENISGQVKDQLLLTKEVAALF